A single Flavobacterium sp. 1 DNA region contains:
- a CDS encoding polysaccharide lyase family 1 protein, giving the protein MNKKMPNAFLSIVFLFAVTVCSYSQTHDFSLVGYATENGGTTGGTGGTEVTVTTFSDLKKYAETKDTKYIIKVSGVIIGLGSIVNKDYVGSIKVASNKTIIGIGDKAFLDGVGFTIKDAKNIIIQNIKFSLVSIGKAIPAGSEDIPKIYSKLGDEGRPQILVNSGDLISIYGVSTNIWIDHCEFFEEDPYVQKNQDLYDGLVDVKDNSGYITISWCYFHDHHKCSLIGSSDKDLFSDRKITFHHNYYKTIQERVPLYRGGTAHIFNNYAYDIYGGIVNSRVNACVRVEKNYFEKCKNTVYSKNSKISGSAERIDNKEVDCINREEYPATCTVAIPYDYSKSINNKTDDVKSIVTAYAGVGKLK; this is encoded by the coding sequence ATGAATAAAAAAATGCCAAATGCATTCCTTTCTATAGTCTTTTTATTTGCCGTAACAGTATGTTCTTATTCGCAAACACATGATTTTTCACTAGTGGGTTACGCAACCGAAAACGGCGGGACTACTGGAGGAACTGGAGGTACCGAAGTAACCGTAACCACTTTTTCCGATCTTAAAAAGTATGCCGAAACGAAAGATACTAAGTATATAATCAAGGTCTCTGGTGTCATAATAGGTTTAGGAAGCATAGTAAATAAAGACTATGTTGGTTCGATAAAAGTGGCTTCCAATAAGACTATTATTGGAATTGGTGATAAAGCTTTTTTGGATGGTGTAGGTTTTACTATTAAGGATGCCAAGAATATTATTATTCAAAATATCAAGTTTTCGCTGGTTTCCATTGGAAAAGCAATTCCTGCCGGCTCAGAAGACATCCCAAAAATATACAGCAAATTGGGAGACGAAGGAAGACCTCAGATATTAGTAAATTCAGGAGATTTAATTTCAATTTATGGCGTTAGCACCAATATATGGATTGACCATTGCGAGTTTTTCGAAGAAGATCCATACGTGCAAAAAAATCAGGATTTATACGATGGTTTAGTAGATGTAAAAGACAACAGCGGTTACATTACCATTTCTTGGTGTTATTTTCACGATCATCATAAGTGCAGTCTAATCGGCAGTTCTGACAAGGACTTGTTTTCGGATAGAAAGATAACTTTCCACCACAATTACTACAAAACCATTCAGGAACGCGTGCCGTTGTATAGAGGAGGAACAGCACATATTTTTAATAATTATGCTTACGATATTTACGGTGGCATTGTCAATTCACGTGTAAATGCTTGCGTGCGTGTTGAGAAAAATTATTTTGAAAAGTGCAAAAACACTGTGTATTCTAAAAACAGCAAGATTTCTGGAAGCGCAGAACGCATTGATAATAAAGAAGTGGATTGTATCAATCGTGAAGAATATCCTGCTACTTGTACTGTGGCTATTCCATACGACTATTCTAAATCGATAAATAATAAAACGGATGATGTGAAAAGTATCGTTACAGCTTATGCTGGCGTTGGGAAATTGAAATAA
- a CDS encoding aromatic amino acid hydroxylase, translating into MNTKIKSNPLLDRLPKHLKQFIKSQDYSDYTPINQAVWRYVMRKNVNYLSKVAHSSYLEGLKKTGIEVDNIPSMYGMNRILSEIGWAAVAVDGFIPPNAFMEFQAYNVLVIASDIRQLEHIEYTPAPDIIHEGAGHAPIIANPEYAEYLRRFGEIGCKAISSHKDYEMYEAIRLLSILKEAEGTSQAEIEKAEKAVEDLQNNMGELSEMAQIRNLHWWTVEYGLIGTLEKPKIYGAGLLSSIGESAWCMTDNVKKIPYDFSAVHQNFNITKLQPQLYVTPDFAYLSLILEEFANTMALRTGGLSGVEKLIHSKALGTVELSTGLQISGVFTNVIEHDGKPIYFQTTGKTALSYREKELVGHGTNTHPEGFGSPIGKLKGINLAIEDMSPRDLKAYGVYEGQTAALEFEGDIKVVGEIVTGKRNLHGEIILICFKNCTVTHGDTVLFKPEWGNYDMAVGKKLVSAFSGPADVNSFDLISHVPSSKTIKSKQTAERDDLEVLYQTVRSIRESNDKKASLKPIFEKLQNNHPNDWLLSIELVELLNARNETNLIQQILLHLENLKKQRPEIEKLISNGLELIFENQETAH; encoded by the coding sequence ATGAACACAAAAATAAAAAGCAATCCCTTATTAGACCGATTGCCCAAACATTTAAAACAGTTTATCAAGTCTCAAGATTATAGTGATTACACCCCTATAAATCAAGCGGTTTGGCGTTATGTGATGCGTAAAAACGTAAATTACCTTTCGAAGGTGGCGCATAGTTCCTATCTGGAAGGTTTAAAAAAAACGGGGATTGAGGTCGACAATATTCCGAGCATGTATGGCATGAACCGAATACTCAGCGAAATTGGCTGGGCTGCCGTTGCTGTTGATGGTTTTATTCCGCCGAATGCTTTTATGGAATTTCAGGCGTATAATGTTTTAGTCATTGCATCCGACATTCGTCAGCTCGAACATATTGAATATACTCCCGCACCAGATATTATTCATGAAGGCGCCGGTCACGCTCCTATTATTGCGAATCCTGAATATGCTGAATACCTGCGCCGTTTTGGCGAAATAGGCTGTAAAGCGATTTCATCTCATAAAGATTATGAAATGTACGAAGCGATTCGGTTACTGTCTATTTTGAAAGAAGCAGAAGGCACATCGCAAGCTGAAATCGAAAAAGCCGAAAAAGCAGTGGAAGACCTGCAGAATAATATGGGAGAATTATCGGAAATGGCGCAAATTCGAAACCTGCATTGGTGGACAGTGGAATACGGCTTGATAGGCACATTGGAAAAACCAAAAATATACGGTGCAGGTTTATTGTCATCCATTGGCGAAAGCGCTTGGTGCATGACGGACAACGTGAAGAAAATCCCTTATGATTTTTCGGCTGTTCACCAAAATTTTAATATTACCAAATTACAACCGCAACTGTATGTTACTCCTGATTTTGCTTACTTGAGTTTGATTCTGGAAGAATTTGCCAATACTATGGCTTTGCGTACAGGTGGATTGTCGGGTGTTGAAAAACTAATTCATTCAAAAGCATTGGGAACTGTTGAATTGAGTACTGGTTTACAGATTTCGGGCGTATTTACGAATGTTATTGAACATGACGGAAAACCAATCTACTTTCAAACCACAGGTAAAACTGCTTTATCATATCGTGAAAAAGAATTGGTAGGTCACGGAACGAATACGCATCCGGAAGGTTTTGGAAGCCCAATAGGAAAATTAAAAGGCATCAATTTGGCGATTGAAGATATGAGTCCGAGAGACTTAAAAGCGTATGGTGTTTATGAAGGCCAAACCGCTGCTTTGGAATTTGAAGGCGACATCAAAGTCGTTGGAGAGATTGTTACCGGAAAGAGAAATCTACACGGAGAAATCATTTTGATTTGTTTTAAAAACTGTACAGTTACACACGGTGACACAGTTCTATTTAAACCAGAATGGGGAAATTATGATATGGCTGTGGGCAAAAAACTGGTTTCAGCTTTTTCTGGTCCTGCCGATGTGAATAGCTTTGATTTGATTTCGCACGTTCCTTCGAGCAAAACCATTAAGTCCAAACAAACTGCTGAAAGAGATGATCTCGAAGTTTTGTATCAAACAGTAAGAAGCATTCGGGAATCGAATGACAAGAAGGCTTCATTGAAACCGATTTTTGAAAAACTGCAAAATAATCATCCGAATGACTGGTTGCTTTCGATAGAATTGGTTGAACTTTTGAATGCTAGAAATGAAACGAATTTGATACAGCAGATTCTTTTGCATTTAGAAAATCTAAAAAAACAGCGTCCCGAAATCGAAAAATTAATTTCGAATGGTTTGGAGTTGATTTTTGAGAATCAAGAAACGGCTCATTAA
- a CDS encoding DUF4230 domain-containing protein, with product MFKRIIVAAVIVVIIILAFKFCEFKKGDDSSLDYNTNLIQQQIVNVGKLVVTEGHFSEVVTYKNQQKYMMDMLSFEKKALIIVNADVTVSYDLHQMKYDIDEANKTITIVSIPKEEIKISPDIKFYDVEQSQMNPFTGDDYNKINKSVKANLAKKIEKSSLKSNAQNRLISELSKILILTNTMGWKLQYNGKEISNEKELQQDLKL from the coding sequence ATGTTCAAAAGAATAATAGTCGCAGCTGTAATCGTAGTCATAATAATTTTGGCTTTCAAATTCTGCGAATTCAAGAAAGGGGATGATTCATCATTAGACTACAATACTAATTTAATACAGCAGCAAATTGTGAATGTTGGCAAATTGGTAGTTACCGAAGGGCATTTTTCCGAAGTCGTTACTTATAAAAACCAGCAGAAATACATGATGGACATGCTTTCATTCGAGAAAAAAGCATTGATAATTGTCAACGCCGATGTTACCGTATCCTATGATCTGCATCAAATGAAATACGATATTGACGAAGCCAATAAAACCATCACAATAGTAAGCATCCCGAAAGAGGAAATTAAAATAAGCCCGGACATCAAGTTTTATGACGTAGAACAAAGCCAGATGAATCCGTTTACTGGCGATGATTACAATAAAATCAACAAATCGGTAAAAGCCAATTTAGCCAAGAAAATCGAAAAATCATCCTTGAAATCCAATGCCCAAAACCGATTGATAAGCGAACTCTCTAAGATTTTAATTCTGACAAATACAATGGGCTGGAAACTGCAATATAACGGTAAAGAAATCTCAAACGAAAAAGAACTGCAACAGGATTTGAAGCTGTAA
- a CDS encoding BamA/TamA family outer membrane protein, which translates to MSKKHSDMEIRYIRYFVVLSLFFVYGCSNTKYLPEGDLLYTGSSVTVKDSTMKKKERKALENEMEGLLRPKPNKAILGLRPKLWFYNLAGKPTKDKGIRYWLRNKVGEEPVLFSKVDLDYNAAVLRNFAENRGYFKNRVSADSTVNNKRATAEYIVQLRKQYKIKEVKFPEDSSALGKAIARTIRRSLLKEGNPYDLDIIKAERARIDARLKEKGFYYFNPDYILAQVDSTKGDYEVRINLKIKDDTPEKAKTAYKIDKIMVYPNFAVSKDTVKYKKEDIVQYNDFTIIDTADTFNPRVFDRAILFKKGDFYNRKDHNLTLNRFVNLGTFSFVKNEFKTSDSLKNTLDSYYYLTLLPKKFIRVEVVGKTNSASYTGSEINVNWNNRNVFKGAELLTVSVFGGADFQLSGENNGKNIYKLGAETSLTWPRFITPFHIHENSEFVPRTKATLRYEFQNRTQLYSLNSFNASFGYLWKESIRKEHQLNVMDITYVSPNNVTAEYQEDIDEDSALGKVIEKQLIFGSTYSYTYTNTMQKRKKNTFYFNGELDLAGNITGLITGANIKKKDTIKIFNVPLSQYAKVKTDFRHYLKLGKETELASRIIVGIGLPYGNSNVMPTSKQFVSGGTNSIRAFRARTLGPGSYLNTETANSSYLPDQSGDLKLEFSTEYRAKLFSIVKGALFVDAGNIWLLNADPNKQGAKISKDFMKEIAVGAGAGLRFDLSFLILRTDLAFPLRKPWLSENDRWVIDDIDFGNSAWRKENLILNIAIGYPF; encoded by the coding sequence ATGAGCAAAAAACATAGCGATATGGAAATCAGATATATAAGATATTTTGTAGTGCTGTCTTTATTTTTTGTTTATGGATGCAGTAATACTAAATATCTGCCGGAAGGCGATTTGCTGTACACGGGAAGTTCTGTAACGGTGAAGGATTCTACTATGAAAAAGAAAGAAAGAAAAGCACTGGAAAATGAGATGGAAGGCCTGTTGCGTCCTAAACCGAATAAAGCAATACTAGGTTTGCGTCCCAAATTGTGGTTTTACAATTTAGCAGGAAAACCAACAAAAGATAAAGGAATTAGGTATTGGCTACGAAATAAAGTGGGTGAGGAACCAGTGCTTTTCAGTAAAGTCGATTTGGATTATAACGCAGCGGTTTTAAGAAATTTTGCAGAAAATCGCGGTTATTTTAAAAACAGAGTCAGTGCTGATTCTACTGTCAATAATAAAAGAGCAACTGCAGAATATATTGTTCAGTTGAGAAAGCAATACAAAATAAAAGAGGTGAAATTCCCTGAAGATTCTTCCGCTTTAGGAAAAGCAATTGCCAGAACGATCCGAAGATCATTATTAAAAGAAGGAAATCCATACGATCTGGATATTATAAAAGCCGAACGGGCACGCATTGATGCCAGATTAAAAGAAAAAGGATTTTATTATTTTAACCCAGATTACATTTTGGCGCAGGTAGACAGCACAAAGGGGGATTATGAGGTTCGTATTAATTTAAAAATAAAAGACGATACACCCGAAAAAGCCAAAACTGCCTATAAAATTGATAAAATTATGGTGTATCCTAATTTTGCAGTTTCAAAAGACACTGTCAAATATAAAAAAGAGGATATTGTTCAGTACAATGATTTTACCATTATTGACACTGCTGACACTTTTAATCCAAGGGTTTTTGACAGGGCAATACTTTTTAAAAAAGGAGATTTTTATAATCGAAAAGATCATAATCTTACTCTGAACCGTTTTGTGAATTTGGGGACATTTAGTTTTGTGAAGAATGAATTCAAGACTTCGGATAGTTTAAAAAACACTTTGGATTCCTATTATTATCTGACGCTTTTACCTAAAAAATTTATTCGTGTTGAGGTTGTGGGAAAAACAAATTCGGCGAGCTATACTGGTTCAGAAATCAATGTAAACTGGAATAACAGAAATGTATTCAAAGGAGCTGAATTGCTTACTGTTTCTGTATTTGGCGGTGCCGATTTTCAGCTTTCAGGGGAAAATAATGGTAAAAATATCTATAAGCTAGGAGCTGAAACCAGTTTGACATGGCCTAGATTTATTACGCCATTTCACATTCATGAAAATAGTGAATTTGTTCCCAGAACCAAAGCGACACTTCGATATGAATTTCAAAACAGGACACAATTGTATTCTTTGAACTCATTTAATGCTTCTTTTGGCTATTTATGGAAAGAAAGTATCAGAAAAGAACATCAGTTAAACGTTATGGATATTACTTATGTAAGCCCGAACAATGTAACAGCGGAGTATCAGGAAGACATTGATGAAGATTCTGCTTTAGGAAAAGTTATCGAAAAGCAATTGATTTTTGGATCAACCTATTCGTACACTTATACGAATACAATGCAAAAGCGGAAAAAAAATACATTCTATTTTAATGGAGAATTAGATTTGGCAGGAAACATAACAGGTTTAATAACAGGAGCCAATATCAAGAAAAAGGATACTATAAAAATATTTAATGTGCCGCTTAGTCAATATGCAAAAGTAAAGACTGATTTTCGCCATTATTTAAAACTTGGAAAAGAAACTGAATTAGCGAGCCGGATTATTGTTGGTATTGGATTGCCATATGGAAATTCAAATGTTATGCCAACATCAAAACAATTTGTATCGGGAGGGACTAATAGTATTCGTGCCTTTAGAGCAAGAACACTCGGCCCAGGAAGTTATTTGAATACAGAAACTGCTAATTCTTCTTATTTGCCAGACCAATCTGGTGATTTAAAATTAGAGTTTAGTACAGAGTATAGGGCAAAACTGTTTAGTATTGTCAAAGGAGCTTTGTTTGTAGATGCTGGAAATATTTGGCTTTTGAATGCTGATCCTAATAAGCAGGGAGCCAAAATTTCTAAAGATTTTATGAAAGAAATCGCAGTGGGTGCTGGAGCTGGTCTGCGTTTTGATTTGTCTTTCCTTATCTTAAGGACAGATTTGGCATTTCCGTTAAGGAAACCTTGGTTGTCTGAGAATGACCGATGGGTAATCGATGATATTGATTTTGGAAACAGCGCTTGGAGAAAAGAAAATCTGATTCTTAATATTGCTATTGGATATCCTTTTTAA
- a CDS encoding translocation/assembly module TamB, with translation MAGKRLKADVDLFSLMFSEFEINSVSLENVSANISRNKEGVFNFDYIIKAFESKEPKDPDSEPFKISVVKVSLDNVKFNFKDDFSGNDIRVKLTHFDTKFKKFDLDKMDFNIPNINLNGLKLVLNQDVAEKIAEVSVKTTDTISKRKDFKLKLKKISLSNINVSYDNKDSKLDSGIRLGNLELAVNEIDLNKQLLDFDSFELKNLKGNLRLGSKDKQIKTPDLDSTAIKQTGWKVKLNDVNLQNIAFQFDDMQSKLNPKGIDYSHLDLDKFDFKAEKLYYGNDTISGNIKALAVIEKSGLQIQSLKTDFFYGPKNAYLNNLYLRTPQTLLQNKIKVGYPSLAALKKNTENLTIDANLNQSKIGFKDILLFVPDLQKINPFKSNPNAAVYLNTRLSGKIKDLNIPLFEMSGIGNTKVSMSGKITGLPNAQKAYYDLNIKKLSSTSKDVYSFVPTGTIPMNIQLPSQFNLQGKFIGSVQNFKTNLALNSSFGKAKVDALFDQRIKENEKYDAMVYLQDFDLGRLIKNDSIGKITLKAKVKGKGLDPKTAQAELDGIVQKAVFNRYAYRDLTVKGNIENGSFAVKSGMKDPNLNFDLTANGNTKDKYPSIQLKLNLDIADLEKLNLHAGPMKLRGNVDADIANSNPDFLNGKVFLSNIQVLQEELIVLDSVRVIAFSDNTRNNIKISFQFLKAEVDGKYKLSTLTDAVKKSLSKYIDLKTPKVNRESDEQRLAFTIAVDNDPILFKILPKLTGLEPINITGKYNNATDSLEIKGTIPRIVYANNTIADGKINIEAKENALEYQISVATIESGELKIPFTSLSGKVENNILSYALQVRDTKDKEQYAIAGEFLRQDAKNILKINSENFVLNYDKWNINPENAIEFGDKRLYINKFFLDNSGNELKIQSQGIQDNAPIQVDFLNFKIETILNIVKKDKLLMQGLINGNAVVENVMTSPVFTSDIKIDDFAFRGEPVGDIAIEVDNKTADMLVANVVLSGEGNDVNINGNYKISDGNLDFNVAVNRLDIKSIQGFSMGNVTDGTGFLSGNFKVAGNVATPKVAGELNFNDSGFRITKLNSYFKTDNEKITFSNDIITFDKFTLYDENDNELALNGTMQSSDFRNYNFDLTVIADDFRAIHSKASDNDLFYGDLFLDTKLKIKGTLENPIVGGDVKINKETKFTVVLPQSDPSIADREGIVEFVNEDNLYLKQTVQMEKKLNQSNLIGMNVSVDISLVKEAELTLIIDKGNGDYLNLKGEAELTGGIDPSGKTTLTGKYEVSDGAYEMNFNAIRRKFNIQKGSYIVWNGEPTMATLNITAIYKVNAAPIDLLGNQLGAVSPTVKNTYKQKIPFQTLLKMNGELLKPEITFDIKLPDGNYGVSSDIVSASQAKLEQLRQEPAELNKQVFALLLLNRFVGENPFASESGGTSAESLARQSVSKILSQQLNDLAGELITGFQVDFDLESTKDYTRGTMENRTDLNVAVSKKLLDDRLKVTVGSSFGVEGKERANEETTNIAGDVSLDYQLTKGGRYMVRAYRKNEYQVAVEGQVIETGVAFVITMSYNKFKELFHRSEAEKQIIKEEKIRKEKRKQKEKEEKEKKEKDQIEGNEQKT, from the coding sequence TTGGCTGGAAAACGTTTAAAAGCTGATGTAGATTTATTCAGCTTAATGTTTAGCGAATTTGAAATCAATTCTGTTTCTCTAGAAAATGTAAGCGCCAATATTTCAAGGAATAAAGAGGGAGTTTTCAATTTCGATTATATTATCAAAGCCTTCGAATCTAAAGAACCAAAAGATCCGGATAGTGAACCTTTCAAAATATCAGTAGTAAAAGTAAGTCTTGATAATGTAAAATTTAATTTTAAAGATGATTTTTCTGGAAATGATATTCGGGTAAAACTCACACATTTTGACACTAAATTCAAGAAATTTGATTTAGATAAAATGGATTTCAACATTCCAAACATTAACTTAAACGGGTTGAAATTGGTTTTGAATCAGGATGTCGCAGAGAAAATTGCCGAAGTTTCTGTGAAAACCACTGATACCATTTCGAAACGAAAAGATTTCAAATTAAAATTGAAAAAAATCAGTTTATCAAATATTAATGTTTCTTATGACAATAAAGATTCAAAACTGGATTCGGGGATACGTTTGGGTAATCTGGAATTAGCCGTTAACGAGATTGATTTGAATAAACAGCTTTTGGATTTTGATTCTTTCGAATTAAAAAATTTAAAAGGAAATCTGAGATTAGGTTCCAAAGACAAACAAATTAAAACTCCCGATTTAGATTCAACTGCAATCAAGCAAACGGGATGGAAAGTAAAACTGAACGATGTCAATCTGCAAAATATAGCTTTCCAATTTGATGATATGCAATCCAAACTAAATCCAAAAGGTATTGATTACAGTCATCTCGATTTGGATAAATTCGATTTTAAAGCAGAAAAATTATATTACGGAAATGACACTATTTCAGGAAATATAAAAGCACTTGCCGTAATCGAAAAAAGCGGTTTGCAGATTCAGTCCTTAAAAACAGATTTCTTTTATGGACCTAAAAATGCATATTTAAATAATTTGTATTTGAGAACACCGCAAACGCTTCTTCAGAATAAAATTAAAGTTGGCTATCCTTCGTTAGCAGCTTTGAAAAAGAACACCGAAAACCTTACGATTGATGCCAATTTAAATCAGTCTAAAATTGGATTTAAAGACATTCTTCTTTTTGTACCTGATTTACAAAAGATAAATCCTTTTAAAAGCAACCCAAACGCAGCTGTGTATTTGAATACCCGTTTGAGCGGAAAAATAAAAGATTTGAATATTCCGCTGTTCGAAATGAGCGGAATTGGAAACACAAAAGTTTCAATGTCAGGAAAAATCACTGGGCTCCCAAATGCTCAAAAGGCGTATTATGATTTGAATATCAAAAAATTGTCGAGCACTTCCAAAGATGTGTATTCTTTTGTGCCAACAGGAACAATTCCGATGAACATTCAATTGCCTTCTCAGTTTAATCTGCAGGGAAAATTTATAGGATCCGTTCAAAATTTTAAAACGAATCTGGCCTTAAACAGCAGTTTCGGAAAAGCCAAAGTCGATGCTTTATTCGATCAGCGAATTAAGGAAAATGAGAAATATGATGCAATGGTTTATTTGCAGGATTTTGATTTAGGGCGATTAATCAAAAACGATTCCATCGGAAAAATTACGCTTAAAGCGAAAGTAAAAGGTAAAGGTTTAGATCCAAAAACTGCTCAGGCAGAATTGGACGGAATTGTTCAAAAAGCGGTATTTAATAGATATGCATACCGAGATTTGACTGTAAAAGGAAATATTGAAAACGGATCTTTTGCAGTAAAATCTGGAATGAAAGACCCAAATCTAAACTTTGATTTAACAGCAAATGGAAATACAAAAGACAAATACCCATCAATACAATTAAAATTAAATCTTGATATTGCGGATTTGGAAAAGTTGAATCTTCACGCTGGTCCAATGAAACTGCGGGGAAATGTAGATGCGGATATTGCGAACAGTAATCCCGATTTTTTGAATGGAAAAGTGTTTCTTTCGAACATTCAGGTTTTGCAGGAAGAATTAATTGTTTTGGATTCTGTTCGTGTAATTGCTTTTTCGGATAATACCAGAAACAACATCAAAATATCATTTCAGTTTTTGAAAGCGGAAGTTGATGGGAAATATAAACTAAGCACATTAACAGATGCAGTAAAAAAATCATTATCGAAATATATTGATTTAAAAACCCCAAAAGTAAATAGAGAATCCGATGAACAGCGATTGGCTTTTACAATTGCGGTGGATAATGATCCGATACTTTTTAAGATACTGCCTAAATTAACTGGACTAGAACCAATTAATATTACTGGAAAATACAATAATGCAACTGATTCTTTAGAAATAAAAGGAACGATTCCGAGAATTGTTTATGCCAATAATACAATCGCTGACGGAAAAATTAATATCGAAGCGAAAGAAAATGCTTTGGAATACCAAATTTCGGTAGCAACAATTGAAAGCGGAGAATTAAAAATTCCGTTTACCAGTTTGTCAGGCAAAGTCGAAAATAATATTCTTTCATATGCATTGCAGGTAAGAGATACTAAGGATAAAGAGCAATATGCTATTGCTGGAGAGTTTCTTCGTCAGGATGCTAAAAATATTCTGAAAATTAATTCTGAAAATTTTGTGCTTAATTATGATAAATGGAATATTAATCCTGAAAATGCAATTGAGTTTGGTGATAAAAGGCTTTATATTAATAAGTTTTTCTTAGATAATTCAGGTAACGAACTTAAAATACAATCTCAAGGAATTCAGGATAATGCACCGATTCAAGTGGATTTTTTGAATTTCAAAATAGAAACCATTCTGAATATTGTCAAGAAAGACAAACTGCTGATGCAGGGTTTAATCAACGGAAATGCGGTTGTTGAAAACGTAATGACATCGCCTGTTTTTACTTCGGATATAAAAATAGATGACTTTGCTTTTAGGGGAGAACCTGTTGGAGATATTGCCATAGAAGTCGATAACAAAACCGCTGATATGCTTGTAGCAAATGTGGTTTTGAGCGGCGAAGGGAACGATGTAAATATCAATGGCAATTACAAAATTAGTGATGGCAATTTAGATTTTAATGTAGCTGTCAATAGGTTGGATATTAAAAGTATTCAAGGATTCTCAATGGGGAATGTTACGGACGGAACAGGGTTTTTATCAGGTAATTTCAAAGTTGCAGGAAATGTGGCAACACCGAAAGTTGCAGGTGAATTAAACTTTAATGACAGTGGTTTTAGGATCACAAAACTCAATTCTTATTTTAAGACAGATAATGAAAAAATCACTTTTAGCAACGATATAATTACGTTTGACAAGTTTACGCTTTATGATGAAAACGATAATGAATTGGCTTTGAACGGCACAATGCAGTCTTCGGATTTTAGAAATTATAATTTTGATTTGACAGTAATTGCAGATGATTTCAGAGCAATACATTCTAAAGCTTCTGATAATGATTTGTTTTATGGCGATTTATTTTTAGACACAAAACTAAAAATAAAAGGAACACTCGAAAATCCTATTGTCGGCGGTGATGTTAAAATAAATAAGGAAACTAAATTCACGGTGGTTTTACCACAGTCTGATCCTTCGATTGCCGACAGAGAAGGAATTGTAGAGTTTGTAAATGAAGATAATCTGTATCTGAAACAAACGGTTCAAATGGAGAAAAAACTCAACCAGTCTAACTTAATCGGCATGAATGTCAGCGTTGATATTTCTTTGGTTAAAGAAGCAGAACTTACATTGATTATCGATAAAGGAAACGGAGATTATCTTAACCTGAAAGGCGAAGCCGAACTCACAGGAGGAATCGATCCTTCGGGAAAAACAACTCTTACGGGTAAATATGAAGTTTCAGACGGAGCCTACGAGATGAATTTTAATGCAATCCGAAGAAAATTTAATATTCAGAAAGGGAGCTATATTGTATGGAACGGAGAGCCAACAATGGCAACTTTGAATATTACGGCAATTTATAAAGTGAATGCGGCTCCGATCGATTTGCTTGGAAATCAATTGGGTGCAGTAAGTCCTACGGTCAAAAACACCTACAAACAAAAAATTCCGTTTCAGACTTTATTGAAAATGAATGGTGAATTGCTAAAACCTGAAATCACATTTGATATTAAACTTCCTGATGGAAATTATGGCGTTTCATCAGATATTGTATCCGCTTCTCAGGCAAAACTGGAACAGCTTCGACAAGAGCCAGCAGAATTAAACAAACAGGTTTTTGCTCTTTTGCTTTTAAATCGTTTTGTTGGCGAAAATCCATTTGCAAGTGAAAGCGGCGGTACAAGTGCTGAATCATTAGCCAGACAAAGTGTGAGTAAAATACTTTCTCAACAATTGAATGATCTTGCTGGAGAATTAATTACAGGATTTCAAGTTGATTTTGATTTAGAGTCAACAAAAGACTACACTAGGGGAACAATGGAAAATAGAACCGATCTGAATGTTGCTGTTTCCAAAAAACTGCTTGATGACCGATTAAAAGTTACGGTAGGAAGCAGTTTTGGCGTTGAAGGCAAAGAGCGTGCCAATGAAGAAACTACAAATATTGCCGGCGACGTCTCATTAGATTATCAGCTTACAAAAGGCGGAAGATATATGGTTCGTGCCTATCGTAAAAATGAATATCAGGTTGCAGTTGAAGGTCAGGTTATAGAGACTGGAGTGGCTTTTGTTATCACCATGAGCTATAATAAATTCAAGGAGCTTTTTCATCGAAGCGAAGCCGAAAAACAAATAATTAAAGAAGAAAAGATTCGTAAAGAGAAGAGAAAACAGAAAGAAAAAGAAGAAAAGGAAAAGAAAGAAAAAGATCAAATAGAAGGAAATGAGCAAAAAACATAG